The genomic DNA CCGATGGAGCGATCGCGGCACTGGAGCGGGGCGTTTACTCCTTGGTGGTGATCAACTATGCCAATCCTGACATGGTGGGTCATACAGGGCAGATGGTGGCAACGGTTCAGGCCATCGAAACGGTGGATCAGTGCCTAGGACAATTACTAGCCAGCGTCGCCAAAGCAGGGGGGACGGCGCTGATCACCGCCGATCATGGCAATGCAGAATATATGCATGACCCGGAAGGCAATCCCTGGACTGCCCACACAACCAATCCGGTTCCCTTTATCCTGGTAGAAGGAGAGGGGCTGAAAATTCCTGGACATGGCACGAATGTGCAGCTTCGATCCGGTTGTTTGGCAGACATTGCCCCCACGATCCTGGAGATTCTCCGGTTACCTCAGCCGCCGGAAATGACGGGGCAGTCGTTGATCGAACCCGTCGAATTTGATGTCCGTCGCAACCGTACTCCGGTGCGGGTCGCCCTTTAATTCATTTTCACTGCTAAGGATTTTTATGGCTGTCGAGATTCTCAAAATTGTCTGGTTGGTCTCTGCCCTGGGTCTGACGATTCTGGTTTTACTCCACAGCCCCAAAGGTGATGGCATTGGCGCGATTGGTGGGCAGGCACAACTATTTACCAGCACGAAAAGTGCTGAAACAACCCTGAATCGGATCACCTGGACCCTGAGTGTGATGTTTATGGGGCTGACGATCATTTTGAGCGCCAACTGGCTCAGTCAATAGCATCAGGCTGGGGAGGTGTCTTCCTGTCCCATGAATCGATGCAAGGGACTGTGGCGGTTCGGGGTTAATATCGCCCTCGCGTTACTGATGTGCGGGGGAATTCTGCGCACAGCCCATCCGGGGACATTGCCGCTGTCCGTTACCCCAACTGATGACATCGTATTTCTGCGATCGCCTCAGACCCACCTTCGAGCATCGCCGTCGGGGTTGCAGGCTCAAACCCTGGGGGAAGGAACCGCGATTCCCAGTTCCCCCATCCCGCCCGAACAACTGCCGCTCCTGCAATCCCATCCCCTTTCCCCCTTCCCTGGCTCAGTGGCGCAACGATGGGGGCGATTACTGGGATCAACTTGTCACGCCAGAGGTGGGTGCCCTGGTTTGGTCAGAGTTTCCCATTCAGGTGTATGTGGAGCCACCGGGCAAACAACCCTCGGAGACTGCTTGGACTCAGGCAGTCTTGGCAGCGGTTCAGGAATGGCAACCCTACCTGCCCCTAGTGGTGGTCGATCAGTCGGAGAGCGCTGATATTGCCATCTGGCGGCGATCGCCCCCCTTGCGCCTCGCGCCTCGCCCTAGCCCTTCGGTGGCTCCGGTGATTGAGCGGGTGCGCTCGGCAGAAACCCGCTATGCCCTCTACCTGCAACAGGGGAGCGGTAGCGCCTCGGTGTTAATCCATCGTTGCGTCATCTATCTCAGCCCCAAACAAACCGCCTTTTATGTCCGAGCAGCGGCGCGCCATGAGTTGGGTCATGCCCTGGGAATTTGGGGGCACAGTCCCCAAGAGACAGATACCATGTATTTTGCCCAAGTTCGCAATCCGCCGACCATTTCGCAGCGGGATGTGAATACCCTGAAGCGCGTTTACGAGCAACCCACTCGCTTAGGGTGGCCGCTGCGAAATGGTAATTAAGCATACGCTGGTTTTGCCTATGCAAAGGATTTACGCTCGGCGATCGCTCGTCTGGGGGAACGACTGCCCGAGCAAACATGGGTAAACCTGCAACAAATTAAGGATCATCTGGAGTTGTATCAGCTTCAGCAGTTTCGAGTTGGGGAAATATTGAGATCGCACATCTTCCCAGAACTGCAACTCAGCACAGACAAGATTTTACAAACGGGCGATCGCTAACACAAGCTGGATTGAAAGATTATGCTAACCACAGAGAAGGCAGTTCCCCTTTCCTGAATAGCGGCTACTACGCTACTCCCGGTTCCTTTCGGGATACAGATGAATTTATCGTTAGTCTTGGACAGACTGGGCAATTTTGGCAAGCAATCGCAAGGCTTCATCCACCGCAGCCGAATCTGGAAAAACGGCTGCCACGTCTGGGTCGAGAATAATTACATTGCGCGATCGCTGATATGCCTCATAATACTTGCCCCGAACACCTCCTGAAAAATCATATTCAGGACGCATCTCATCATCAGTTTCCTGTTCAACCGTAGGGTCAATCTCCGAACTCATACCTTTTTCTCTCATTACGGGTTGCTAAATGCGCACTGATCAGGCGAATCTGCTCCTCTCTTTCAGTATGCAATACCACGACAAGACGCTCTAAATGAGAAATCCCGATCGTCACCAAGCGAAATTCACCGACCGAGTGGTCAGGATCGTTTTTGGTGATAGCCAGTGGATCACCAAAAACCGTCACCGCTTCCTCAAAAGACACCCCATGTTTCTGAAGATTGGAGCTTGCCTTGTTGGGATCGAGCCGAAATCAGAAGACTGCGCGAGGGTGCGTTAGAGTTTCAGGGAGTGATCGTTCAAGGGGTTGCCGGATGAAACTAATTTCCATTTGTGTTGGATTGCCACGGGAAGTGAGTTGGAAGGGAAGGCCGATCACAACGAGTATTTTTAAGCAGCCTGTGGCCGGACGGGTGATGATGCGATCGCTGAATCTAGCCGGTGATCAGCAGGCAGATTTAACGGTGCATGGCGGTACCGAGAAAGCGATTTACGCCTATCCCATGGAGCATTACGCTTATTGGCGGCAAGAGTTACCGGATCAAGAGTTGCCTTGGGGCGCGTTTGGCGAGAACCTGACGATCGAGGGCTTATCAGAAACGACGGTGAATATCGGCGATCGCTTTCGCATTGGCACCGCTGAAGTGATGGTGACGCAGCCCCGATTCCCTTGCTTCAAGCTCAATCTCAAGTTTGGGCGCGACGATATGGTTAAACGGTTTCTCAACAGTCGGTTGAGCGGTATCTACTTCTCGGTTGTGAAGGAGGGGGAAGTTGGCGCGGGGGATGAGATCGCACAGGTAAGCCGCGACGAAAACAATATCACCGTTGCCGACATTGTGAAAATCTATGTGCGTGAGGCGGATGACATTTTGGTGCACCGCGCCCTTCAGGTTCCAGCCTTAGCGACCGAATTGAAGACCTACTTCCAACAACAAATAAAATAACGGCATTAGGCTAGTGCCGCGTCAATACTAAGTGTCAACCACTGGATGGCAGCTCAACATTGTATCGAGGCTCGCCGCTCACTGAATCCTGGTCACGGGACACTCAGTGCATGTTAGCCTGGGTTTCTACGAACTCTTTCGAAAGTAATAGTGTCCTCCTCAAAAAAGTCCTGGGGATTCTATCTAGAGGATCTGGAGACCCCCATTGGTCGGGCGGTAAACCTGGCGATCGCGATTCTGGTGTTGCTGTCCTCGATCATTTTTGTCGCTGAAACCTATCCTCTGCAGCCAGCTGTCCGGAGGCAACTGGCAATGGTGGACTCTTTCTGTCTCTGTGTCTTTGCCATCGAATACGTGCTGCGACTCTGGTGTGCCGAGAATAGACTGCGCCACCTGTTTAATCTCTACTCGGTGCTCGACTTAATTGCGATTTTGCCGTTTTTGATCGGGTTTTTTTGATATCCGCTTTATCCGCGTCTTTCGCTGGTTTCGGATTCTCCGCCTTTTACGTTTCATCGAAGGGAGAACCATTTTTGGCTATGTCAGTCGGGAAGATAGCATCATTTTTGTCCGGATTTTATTCACCCTGTTTACAATTGTTTTTGTCTACTCCGGTCTGATTTACCAAGTTGAGCATCCCCATAATTCAGCGGAATTTAAGACCTTCCTGGATGCTTTTTATTTCTCCATCGCCACCATGACCACCGTGGGGTTTGGAGATGTGACACCGATTTCCGAGACCGGACGGTTATTAACCGTATTGATGATTATCACAGGGGTAGCGCTGATTCCCTGGCAGATTGGCGACCTGATCAAGCAATTTCTCAAGACTGCCAATCAACTCTCAATTCTCTGCCCCCAATGTAGTCATGCCTTGCACGATACGGATGCTAAGTTCTGCAAAGTCTGCGGCACCCAGTTACCGAAGCTGTAGGCGGCCAATCCGGTAGCAGGAGCCAAGATTTGACGATAGATTGGGTTTCTTAAGCGTGGCGCGATGGTCTCCGACCGGCCTTCGGCCATCGCCCGGAATTGATGTCGATTGATAGCTATGATGACTGCCGTCGGAACGCTGCCCTATAGTAATTGCATAGGAGTCTTAAGGATGGGGGAAGCAGTGTCAAACCAAATGCAGTGGGTGAATGCCCTATCGACACGCCCATCCTTAGAGGCAGCAGTTGCAGAGGTGGTAGAACGCACGACTCGACAGTTGCAGTCGGATGCAGATTTGGGGCTGGTCTTTATCTCTTCGGCTTTTGCCAGTGAATACTCGCGATTAATGCCGCTATTACAGGAGCGGTTGCGGGTTCCCACCCTGATTGGTTGTAGTGGGGGGGGTAGTGATCGGGATGGATGCCCAAGGGGTCACCCGAGAGGTAGAGGGAGAGTCAGCCCTCAGCTTAAGTCTGGCCTATCTCCCAGGGGTAAAGATCCACAGCTTTCACATCTCCGCTGAGGATCTGCCCGATCTGGATAGCCCTCCGGATGCCTGGACGGCCTTGATGGGAGTGCAACCCCAAGAACAGCCCCAGTTTATTCTGCTAGCCGATGCCTTCTCTGCGAAGGTGAATGATCTGCTCCAAGGCCTTGACTATGCCTATGCTGACACGGTGAAAGTGGGTGGACTGGCAAATTCTGGAGCAGCCAGCAGTACGGGACTGTTCTGCGATTATCGACTCTATCGGGAGGGAACCGTGGGGGTGGTACTCAGCGGCAACATTGTCCTAGATACGATTGTGGCTCAGGGTTGTCGTCCTGTTGGCCCCCTGTTCCGGGTGATTGAAGGGGAGCGAAATTTCCTCATGGGTCTTGAAGAAGAGCCAGATCTAGAGAACCTCAGTGCCAGTCGGTGTCCACAGCAAACCCCCCTGGAGGCGCTGCAAGGGATTATCCAAGATCTGAGTGAGGCCGACCGCACCTTGGCCCAACATTCTCTGTTTATTGGCATTGCTCGGGATGGGTTTAAACAGCACTTGGAGCAGGGAGATTTCTTGATTCGGAATTTGTTAGGAGTTGACCCCCGATCGGGGGTGATTGCCATTGGCGATCGCGTGCGATCGGGGCAACGGATTCGCTTCCATTTGCGTGATGCCCAGACCTCGGCGGAGGATCTGCAACTGTTGTTAAAGCGGTATCCAAAATCTGATCAGGGGCGATCTGCGACAGCCGGAGCCTTGATGTTTACTTGCCTCGGGCGCGGGGAGGGGCTTTACGGCCAACCCGACTTTGATTCCCAACTCTTTAGCCAGTACTTGCAACAGGTACCCCTAGGAGGATTTTTCTGTAATGGTGAAATTGGCCCAGTTGCTGGAAATACCTTTCTTCACGGTTACACCTCGGTCTTTGGCATTTGCCACCAGCCCTAAGGGCTGACCTGCCGGATCTCTCCCTGCCAGTCTTCCAGGACGCTGATAGGATTGAAGTACGAAGTACAAAGATGTTCATACTTGGACGAACAGCTCCATGACGATCGCAAATCTGCGTGACCTCTACCAACAAGTGATTCTGGAACACTATAAAAAACCCCGGCATCGCGGTACCACCAATCCCGTGCATCGCCACCAGCGGGGACATAATCCCTCCTGTGGAGACACGATTGAGTTGACACTGCAACTGAGTGAAGGGGGTGATCGGATCCAGGAGGTCAAATTTGAAGGCGAAGGGTGTGCGATCGCCATGGCTTCTGCGGATTTGATGGCGGAGGCATTGCGCGGTCGGGAGGTTCAAGAAGCCCTGGCCATGGTGCAGCAGTTTCAGAACATGATGAAGGGGCAGGCCGAATTTCCCAAGGAATTTCGCAAGTTAAATGTGATGCAGGGGGTGTCTCAGTTCCCGGTACGCATCAAATGTGCCACCTTGTCCTGGCATACGCTGAAAGCGGCACTGGAAACTGCCAATGGCAACCTCATGCCAGGGTTTATTAGCAACGAAACCGAGTGATTTATGTTAAGTACTGCTGAGTTTCTGACGGCCTCCCAATGGGTCGGCATTTTCACCCTGGTGTGTGCCACCCTGGCAGGCTTGGGATTTGTTCTCCAGTGGGGCATTCGCTTTCGTCTGG from Neosynechococcus sphagnicola sy1 includes the following:
- the secG gene encoding preprotein translocase subunit SecG, giving the protein MAVEILKIVWLVSALGLTILVLLHSPKGDGIGAIGGQAQLFTSTKSAETTLNRITWTLSVMFMGLTIILSANWLSQ
- a CDS encoding BrnT family toxin, with the protein product MSFEEAVTVFGDPLAITKNDPDHSVGEFRLVTIGISHLERLVVVLHTEREEQIRLISAHLATRNERKRYEFGD
- a CDS encoding MOSC domain-containing protein — encoded protein: MKLISICVGLPREVSWKGRPITTSIFKQPVAGRVMMRSLNLAGDQQADLTVHGGTEKAIYAYPMEHYAYWRQELPDQELPWGAFGENLTIEGLSETTVNIGDRFRIGTAEVMVTQPRFPCFKLNLKFGRDDMVKRFLNSRLSGIYFSVVKEGEVGAGDEIAQVSRDENNITVADIVKIYVREADDILVHRALQVPALATELKTYFQQQIK
- a CDS encoding FIST N-terminal domain-containing protein, translating into MQWVNALSTRPSLEAAVAEVVERTTRQLQSDADLGLVFISSAFASEYSRLMPLLQERLRVPTLIGCSGGGSDRDGCPRGHPRGRGRVSPQLKSGLSPRGKDPQLSHLR
- a CDS encoding FIST signal transduction protein, with the translated sequence MDAQGVTREVEGESALSLSLAYLPGVKIHSFHISAEDLPDLDSPPDAWTALMGVQPQEQPQFILLADAFSAKVNDLLQGLDYAYADTVKVGGLANSGAASSTGLFCDYRLYREGTVGVVLSGNIVLDTIVAQGCRPVGPLFRVIEGERNFLMGLEEEPDLENLSASRCPQQTPLEALQGIIQDLSEADRTLAQHSLFIGIARDGFKQHLEQGDFLIRNLLGVDPRSGVIAIGDRVRSGQRIRFHLRDAQTSAEDLQLLLKRYPKSDQGRSATAGALMFTCLGRGEGLYGQPDFDSQLFSQYLQQVPLGGFFCNGEIGPVAGNTFLHGYTSVFGICHQP
- the sufU gene encoding Fe-S cluster assembly sulfur transfer protein SufU — encoded protein: MTIANLRDLYQQVILEHYKKPRHRGTTNPVHRHQRGHNPSCGDTIELTLQLSEGGDRIQEVKFEGEGCAIAMASADLMAEALRGREVQEALAMVQQFQNMMKGQAEFPKEFRKLNVMQGVSQFPVRIKCATLSWHTLKAALETANGNLMPGFISNETE